Proteins encoded together in one Thermomonospora curvata DSM 43183 window:
- a CDS encoding NYN domain-containing protein — protein sequence MRTLVRLRSADAWKVGKNPVCAPDRNREPGRSTIIDSGPETPEVSQRAPERLDGPLPEAVRQRVVEAAAELLGTLATEEIPASLRPFARWERRHRAKRAGRHIAPVLEQDPVFREKAAGPLRAAEPELVEAVASGTVPPAADPVTVAAVAYLLRPPGWPRLVETARRELERSASAAEDAAYERRIAALQRELAEARAGRAGELERLRAELRKAKAEISELRRKLHEERAAVKAARQRAESLAAELEQQRAAAREAGAAADKELRRLRSKLAQAEAAHESSRRAAREGRNVDDVRLRMLLDTLVDAALGVRRELALPSTIGRPADSVGSVEPELLAHRALPGRSLSDQDPKLLDRLLTLPQVHLIVDGYNVTKTGYGDLPLADQRNRLVSGLGGLAAQTGAEVTCVFDGAELDAPVKMAAPRGVRVCFSAPGQTADELIGELVRAEPPGRPVIVVSSDREVADAARRAEARPASAALLLRRLGRG from the coding sequence ATGCGTACGCTTGTGCGTTTGCGATCAGCCGACGCGTGGAAGGTCGGGAAGAACCCGGTATGCGCGCCGGATCGCAATCGGGAGCCTGGGAGGAGCACGATCATCGACAGCGGCCCGGAAACCCCCGAGGTCTCCCAGAGGGCGCCGGAACGGCTCGACGGCCCGCTGCCGGAGGCGGTGCGCCAGCGGGTCGTGGAGGCCGCTGCGGAGCTGCTCGGGACGCTGGCGACGGAGGAGATCCCGGCCTCGCTGCGGCCGTTCGCCCGGTGGGAGCGCCGCCACCGGGCCAAACGCGCCGGCCGGCACATCGCCCCCGTCCTGGAACAGGACCCGGTGTTCCGGGAGAAGGCCGCCGGGCCGCTGCGGGCGGCCGAACCGGAACTGGTCGAGGCGGTGGCCTCGGGCACGGTCCCGCCGGCCGCCGACCCGGTGACCGTGGCCGCCGTGGCCTACCTGCTGCGCCCGCCCGGCTGGCCCCGCCTGGTGGAGACGGCCCGCCGGGAACTGGAACGGTCCGCCAGCGCCGCCGAGGACGCCGCCTACGAGCGCCGGATCGCCGCGCTGCAGCGGGAGCTGGCCGAGGCCCGCGCCGGACGGGCCGGTGAGCTGGAGCGGCTGCGCGCCGAGCTGCGCAAGGCCAAGGCGGAGATCTCCGAGCTGCGCCGCAAGCTGCACGAAGAGCGCGCCGCCGTCAAGGCCGCCCGGCAGCGGGCCGAGTCGCTGGCCGCCGAGCTGGAGCAGCAGCGCGCCGCGGCCCGGGAGGCCGGCGCCGCCGCCGACAAGGAGCTGCGCCGGCTGCGCTCGAAGCTGGCGCAGGCCGAGGCCGCCCACGAAAGCAGCCGCCGGGCCGCCCGGGAGGGCCGCAACGTCGACGACGTGCGGCTGCGGATGCTGCTGGACACCCTGGTCGACGCCGCCTTGGGGGTGCGCCGGGAGCTGGCCCTGCCCTCCACGATCGGCCGCCCGGCCGACTCGGTGGGCTCGGTGGAGCCCGAGCTGCTGGCCCACCGGGCGCTGCCCGGCCGGTCGCTGTCGGACCAGGACCCCAAGCTGCTGGACCGGCTGCTCACCCTGCCGCAGGTGCACCTGATCGTCGACGGCTACAACGTCACCAAGACCGGATATGGGGATCTGCCGCTGGCCGACCAGCGCAACCGGCTGGTCAGCGGGCTGGGCGGGCTGGCGGCGCAGACCGGCGCGGAGGTGACGTGCGTGTTCGACGGGGCCGAGCTGGACGCCCCGGTGAAGATGGCCGCCCCGCGCGGGGTGCGGGTGTGCTTCAGCGCGCCGGGGCAGACCGCCGATGAGCTGATCGGCGAGCTGGTGCGGGCCGAGCCGCCGGGCCGCCCGGTGATCGTGGTCTCCTCCGACCGGGAGGTCGCCGACGCCGCCCGCCGCGCCGAGGCCCGCCCGGCGTCCGCCGCGCTGCTGCTGCGCCGCCTCGGCCGGGGCTGA
- a CDS encoding C40 family peptidase yields the protein MASEKTRRFLATTCLAVAATVAAPVTAYADPTPSASEVQKKIDRLNEQVDQLVEKYNQVREDLKAAKAKLKAAKKAAAAEQEDFEKTRAKIAEMAATAYKTGELGDVTRFVGTGDPQKVLDQTAIFTHLSRNRSAELRSFLAAAQRLKRQQAQAQEAYDEVLRRSKELKAQKEKVEKSIAQQQALLRRIGVTPERPGSGGGGTYQGPASGPARVALQFAYAQLGKPYQYGAAGPNAYDCSGLTMRSWGAAGVSLPRTTYSQYSATRRVAKSDLQPGDLVFFSGLGHVGIYVGNGQMIHAPRTGKNVEVVSITSGYYAANYYGAGRP from the coding sequence GTGGCCAGTGAAAAGACCCGCAGGTTCTTGGCGACGACCTGCCTTGCCGTAGCGGCGACGGTGGCGGCTCCCGTCACCGCGTACGCCGACCCCACTCCCTCGGCCTCTGAAGTGCAAAAGAAGATCGACCGCCTCAACGAGCAGGTCGATCAGCTGGTGGAGAAGTACAACCAGGTCAGGGAGGACCTGAAGGCGGCCAAGGCCAAGCTCAAGGCCGCCAAGAAGGCCGCCGCCGCCGAGCAGGAGGACTTCGAGAAGACCCGCGCCAAGATCGCCGAGATGGCGGCGACCGCCTACAAGACCGGCGAGCTGGGCGATGTGACCCGCTTCGTGGGCACCGGGGACCCCCAGAAGGTGCTCGACCAGACGGCGATCTTCACTCACCTGTCCCGCAACCGCAGCGCGGAGCTGAGGTCCTTCCTGGCCGCCGCGCAGCGGCTCAAGCGCCAGCAGGCCCAGGCCCAGGAGGCCTACGACGAGGTCCTGCGCCGCTCCAAGGAGCTCAAGGCGCAGAAGGAGAAGGTCGAAAAGTCCATCGCCCAGCAGCAGGCGCTGCTGCGCCGGATCGGCGTGACCCCCGAGCGTCCCGGCAGCGGCGGGGGCGGCACCTACCAGGGTCCGGCCAGCGGGCCGGCCCGCGTGGCGCTGCAGTTCGCCTACGCCCAGCTCGGCAAGCCGTACCAGTACGGCGCCGCGGGGCCGAACGCCTACGACTGCTCGGGGCTGACGATGCGCTCCTGGGGCGCCGCCGGGGTGAGCCTGCCGCGCACCACCTACTCGCAGTACAGCGCCACCAGGCGGGTCGCCAAGAGCGACCTGCAGCCGGGTGACCTGGTGTTCTTCAGCGGCCTGGGGCACGTGGGCATCTACGTCGGCAACGGCCAGATGATCCACGCTCCGCGTACCGGCAAGAACGTGGAGGTGGTGTCCATCACCTCCGGCTACTACGCCGCCAACTACTACGGCGCAGGCCGTCCCTGA